Below is a genomic region from Paenibacillus rhizovicinus.
GGATTTAGCAATTTGTAAAACAGTTTTTGAACACTTGTAAAGATTTGCTATCTCATGATGTCAATTAACTTCACATTTATGTAACAGGTAATGAATTCACGTTCATTCCATCTGTTTTTACCTTTAACATTATATCCGTAACGCAAAAAAACACCGCAGGCCAAATTATGGCTGCGGTGTTTCTGCATTGAACGTATAGCTATAGCTTATTTATTGACCGGCTGCTGCGTTGTTCGCTGCACCTGTCTCGGTCGTTGTTGCATCTCCTGCGGCGCCTGTAGCTGTATCCGTAGCAGCCGCATCGTCTTTCGCAAGCGTATTCGTGATTTTAGCTTTCGACTTCACATCGTCCAGCCATGCCGTCGACAATTCAGACACTTTGTCGCGTACGAGCTGTTCCTTGATTTCTTCTTTCTTATCAGCCAGCGTCGCCGCTTTGGCGTCTTTGTGATCCGTTACTTTAATGATGTGGTAACCGAATTGCGTTTTTACCGGTTCCTTCGTCGTTTCGCCGACTTTAAGCGCGAATGCCGCTTTCTCGAACGCCGGGTCCATGACGCCTTTGCCGAAGAATCCGAGATCCCCGCCTGCATCTTTGGAGCCGTCCGTCGATTTCTCTTTCGCCAGCGTCGCGAAGTCAGCGCCTTCGTTCAACTGTTTCAGGATCGCATCCGCTTCTTCTTTCGTAGCGACAAGAATATGCGATGCTTTCACTTCTTCAGCTTGATCGTACTTTGCTTTGTTGGTTTTGAAATAATCTTCGATATCCTTTTCCGTAACTGTCGCTTTCGGCTCCAGGATTTTGCGAATCGTCAGCTGCATCGGCGTTTGCGCCTTCAGATCGTCAAGCGTCATGCCGTTTTGCTGCAAGGCGCTTTCGAAATCCGCTTCTGTCGGGAATTGCTTCTTGATATAATCGATTTCTTTGTTGACATCCGCATCCGTAATCTTAACGCCGGCTTTGTCGGCTTCTTGATTGATCAGCTCTTCTTGGATCATGTTCTCTACGGTTTGCGAGCCGCCAAGCTTCACCATTTGATCATAAAGCTGGTCTTTGGTAATGGATACGCCGTTGACGGATGCGACCGACTTCTTGTCCGAACCGCCGCCGAACGGAGGCTTGACCAGCACGACAATCAGAATGAGCGCCAAACCGAGCGAAATGTACATCCACGATTTGCCGCCGCTTCTTGCCGGGGCACCAGGCGCATGACCCGCAAATACCGAATTGTTTCTTTCTTCCCGCTCTTCCTCTTCACGATCCTCGGCAGCATCTTGCTCAAGCTCCTGGTCATGCGTATTTGCGGAACTATAATTTGTTTCTTCGCGGTCGTGCGCAAGCTCTTGCGTCGATTCTTCTGTATCGGCACCCGCCTTGTTATCTTGCTCCAACGAAAGTTCGTTGTCTTGCTTCAAATCTTTCTCTTTCTCGTTCAATTTGAAATCTCCCTTCCGTCATTAGCAGTCGTCTTTTCTCTACTGTGTCACTATATCAGATAAAATATCGGCAAACCTTAAGAAAAGATAAAAGATGAAAAAAATAAAAAATTGTCGTTTGCGATGAAACGCGCAGCGCTTTCGCCGTCCATTGCGCTTCATACCGGAGAAATACAAATCAGAATAAGTTGTAACTTTGGCATTCATGTTTATTAAAGAAGCCATGCATGGACCGGGAGCAGCAAGACGGGCGTGAATACCGCGCTCGCCGCCATCGCGAAGCCGCCAAGCCCCCCTTGCTCCTCCGATTCCGCCATCAGGCGCGCCGAACCGATGCCATGCGCCGCCGCGCCGATCGCGATCGAGGCGGATATGCGATCCTTCACGCCGCAAAGACGCAGCAGCCACGGACCCGTCACGCTGCCGAAGAGCCCGGTCAAAACGGTTAACGCTGCCGTCAGACCCGGCGAACCGCCAAGCCATGACGACAAGTCCACCGCAACGGCTGCGGTCACGGATTTCGGCAGCGCCGACCGAAGAAATTCGTCGGTTCCGCTGAACAGCAGCACGCAAGCCCCGTTCACGAGGAGTCCGGCAGCGCTGCCCACGAAAGCGCCTAGCAGCAGCGAAGGCAGCATGCTCCTTAATCGCATCGCATGTTTATACAGCGGCACGGCCATTGCGACCGTCGCCGGTCCGAGGAAGAAGGAGATGAGATCGCCGCCGATTTTGTACGTTTCGAACGAAATATCGCCAAGCTGCAGCGAGAGATACACGAGCAGCGGCGCGCTGATGAGCGGATGCAGCCACGAGATTTTGCGATAAATCCATATAGCCGCCGCGTAAGCGCCAAGCGTCAGTACCGACCCGAATAGCGGATCGGCAAGCAGGCTATCGTTCATCTGCCGCCTCCTCCTTCCGCTTATGCGTGAGCCCTTTCGTCACAAGCCCCGTGGTCACCATGATCAGCGCCGTCCCGATCGTCAGGCTGACCGCAGCGGCAAGCCAGGAATCGCCGAGCGCAGGCAGGAATGCGGCAGCTCCAGCCAGCAGCGGCACGAAAAACAACATCATATGCTTCGTTAGAAAAGCCGCACTGTCTTCCACCCATTCCAGCTTAATGACGCGCAGAAAAAGGGCCGCCGTCAGCAGCAGCAGCCCCAGCACATGCGACGGCAGCGGCAGTCCGGCCACCTGATGCAGCAGGAAGCCCGCGCCGTCAAAGCCCATAATGATGCAAAACCCGCGCATGCGCTCAGTTCACCCGGTTAACCGCGCCGCCTTGCAGGAACATGCGCAGATTGTCGGCGGCAATGGCCATCAGCCGCCCTCTCGCCTCTACCGTGGCCCAACCGATATGCGGCGTCAGCATGCAGTTGGCCGCCGACAAGAGCGGATTGTCCGGCGCTGGCGGTTCAACGCCCAGCACGTCCAAGCCGGCCGCGGCAATGATGCCTTCGTTCAAGGCGTTAGCCAATTCACGTTCGACGACATGTCCGCCGCGGGCCGTATTGATGAGAATTGCGTCTTTCTTCATAAGAGAGAGCGTCTCGCTATTGACGATGCCCTGCGTATCCGGCGTCAACGGGCAATGCAGCGAAACCGCATCCGCCTCGCGGAACAGCGCTTCTTTCGAAACGAACCGCACCGACTCCAAACCTGCGATATCCTTCACCGTTCTGGAGTGAACGATGACCTGCATGCCGAACGCCAGAGCGATCCGCGCGACTTGCTGGCCGATACTGCCGAAACCGATAATGCCGAGCGTCATGCCGGCCAGCTCGTGCAGTGGAGACAATGTGAACGAAAAGTCTGGCCCGGCCGCCCAACGGCCGCCGCGCGAAGCTTCGCTGTGCGCATGGACCTGGCTGGCATGCGCCAGAAGAAACGCGAACACAAGCTGCGCAACCGAATTATTGCTGTAGTTCGGCACGTTCGTCACGACGATGTCCCGCTTCGCCGCTGCCTCGACGTCCACGATGTTGAAGCCGGTCGCCAATACGCCTATATATTGAAGCTTAGGCAGCTCCGCGATCGTTTCTGCCGTCAGCGGCGTCTTATTCGTTAAAATGATTTCCGCACCGGCCGCACGACTGACGATTTCCTCCTTCGGTGTTCGATCGAAGACCGTCAGTTCCCCCAGCTTGCCGATTTCGTCCCAGTTCAGATCGCCTGGATTCAACGTATAACCGTCCAAAACAACGATTTTCATACTTGTTCCCGCTCCTCTCGCTCGCATGTATGTATGGATAACCAATAGTACGATCATACACCATGATCGCACACCCCGTAACATATTCGGAATAAATTTCCGTCCGAGGTATAGAACGCTCCAATCTGGGCATTCTTATTATATCGGCGTCGCGAGATGCCGTAGACAACCGCGGAGAAGACTTACGTTTCCCCATAAGCTCTTCGTCCGGTTTCTCCTCTCCCATGAAAGGGGCTCGCAGCAATGCGAGCCCCGGATTTTTTTATTACTGTTTAAATAACACCCAGTATTTACAAGGAACAACGCATATTGCAGGCTGTATCATTCACACTGATATAGCCTGCTTTTTTATATTTACTCGCGACCGGGCCCCGAAACAATCCAAGCCGCTTTTCTCGTCCATTCGCGTTCGTCACGTCCGCCGGTCCGTCTTCAACGGCACCGCATCCGCCGTTTCCATATAAAAGGTCAGCAGCCGCTCCTTGAGCGCGGCCAGCACGTCCGCGAGCGAGGCATCGTCGATCCGGTTATGGACCTCCATCGGATCGCACTTTAGATCGTACAGCTCGTCCTGCTCGTAGAAGCGCCGCACGTATTTATAATCGCGCGTCCGGCACATGACCGCCTTCGTATGCTCGGGCCCATCGAGCTGCTGCAAGCCGACTCGCGGCCAGTACAAGCCGCTCGGCTCGCTCATCGACGTGCTCTCCAACTCCATTGCTTGCAACTCTCCGTGAAGTCGTCCGCCTTCGGCGAAGACCGCGTCCCGATGCTCATCCGTCTCGCCGGCAAGCACCGGCAGCAACGAACGCCCGAAATGGGTGTGACAGGGCGTCAAGCCCAGCAGCGCCTCGACAGTGGCGGGAAAGTCGATCAGCTCGACCAGCGCTTCGCTGACGCGCGGCGCCGTCTTCACGCCCAGCGGCGGCTTGATGACGAACGGAACGTTGGTCAGGCAATCCTCGAAGGTGTTCTGCGTCTTCTCGACCAACCCGTAATCGCCGGTGAAATCGCCGTGATCGGAGAAGAAGAAAACCGCCGTGTCATCGTAGATCTCCGTTTCCTTGAGCGCGTCCAACAAGAGACCGAACTGATGGTCGACGCGCGCGCACATCCCGTAGTAGGTCGCGCGCAGCTCGCGCCAGCGTTCCTCGTTCCATCCCTGCAGCTTTTGCCGGTCGAAGATGCCCTTCAGCATGCTCGGCTTGCGCGACCAATCCGGCGCCGGCGTACGCAACGGCATCTTGTTCCGGTCGATCATGCCGAACCAGGGCTCCTCGACGCCGTACGGCGGGTGCGGATAAAGCAGCGGCAAATAAATGCAGATCGGTTTATCCTTCGGCGCGCTGCGGATAAAATCGATCGCGCCGAGCACCATCGCCCAGTCCCCGTCGTAATAAAGCTCTTCGTCCGTCGCCTTCTCCAGCTTGCCGGCATAGAACGAGTAGTAGTTGTCCCCTTCGGGATCGCCTCGCCATCCGTCGGCGGCATGGAGGTTCGTTTCCGGCCGCGGCCGTTTCTCCGGCACGTACTTGATGTCACAATAGGCGCCGAACCCGGTATCCGCCGGGATGAGATCGTTTTTGCCGCCCCACCATACCGTATAACCTTCGTCCTTCAGCGTCTTCAGCAGCACGGGCTCATCCTCGTGCATCATGTGGAACATCGTCCGGTGACCGCGGACATGGGGATACCAGCCGCTCATGAACGAGCATCGGCTCGGCGTACAGACAGGGTTCTGGCAGTAAGCATGACGAAAAGATACCGCCTCGGTCTCCACGAGACGGTCCAGATTCGGCGTCACCGCCGCTTGATTGCCGAAATGGCCGACGACGTCCGCTCGCCATTGGTCAGGATTGAAAATCAGGATATGCGGTCTATTGGACATGCCAATGCCTCCTCTATCTTTTACCAGCTTGTTGGTTGCCGAGCTCCCGTTCGTATAAGACCCTCTAACGCAAATAACCGCATTTACGCGGCTTTAAATGATATAAATATTTTTGCTGACCGGCAACAGATCAAGATCATTCGTTTCGGGAAATCTTCTTCAGCTGCTTCGTATGCCGACAACGTATTAATTCGCTATGTATATCAACAATCCTGCCCACGGTCAGTCATGTATCTGCGTGTATTGTTCGGAGCATTATTCTCATGTCTTCCATATAGGAAAGCCGTGTTCCGTACCGGCGTAGTTGCCCATGTCATGTTATTTTCATGATGTCCGGATAGGAAACCGGGCACGAAATCTCGAACAAAGTCCCCTTGTTCACTTCGCTTTCCACGCGAACGGTTCCATTCATGGCTCTAATAATACTGAAAGCTACCATCGTACCGAGACCGGTGCCTTTCTCCTTCGTGGAGTAATATGGCGTGCCGAGCCGCTGAATCTGATCTTCATTCATCCCGCAGCCCGTATCCTGAATTCGCATCACGACGGCATCCCCCTCCATGATCGCCGAAATATCGACTCGGCCATTGGAAGAAGCTTCGATGCAATTCTTGACGAGGTTGATGATACATTGACGAAATTGCTGGCTGTCGCCCAGAATCGGCTGATCGGAGTCGACCGTAACCGTTAACGTTACCTGCTGCATGTTGGCGTACGGCGTCAGTACGCTGACCACCTGCCGGAGCTCGGCTCCGAGATCGAGCGGCATCATTTTGGTTATTTGCGGCTTCGCGAAAGTAAGGTAATCCGAAATGATGTTGATCGCAGTGCTTAACTCGTGCAGCGCCACTTCGGTCAAGTTCTCGCGCTTATCCGCCGAAAGTTCCTTCTCTCTGAACAACTGCAATAGTCCTTTGACGGTCGTAAGCGGGTTGCGAATCTCATGCGATACGCTCGCCGCGATTTGGCTGATGACCCTCATCTTCTCGATCTCTTGCAGCTCCATTTGAATACGGAAATGTCTGCACACCAGCTCTACGAGATATACCGTAACCCCGATCGAAGCAAACTCGACCAATTTGAAAACGATGAGATGCAAGAATTCATCGAAGTTTATGAGGTCTGTACTGAGCCAGACCAGCTTAAGCATGATCGGAAACAAACCCGCGGATACGAGAATGGACTGAAAGAGCCGCTTGCGGTTGTTCAACCGTACTTTAAGGGAGAAGATGACCAGGCTGAAGTATGTAATAGCCGCCGAGGATGCTGCGAGGAAGGCGCCATCTCCCCCGCCGATCATGTAGCGGTAGCCGATTAATAGAATAAGGAGCGCCGCTCCGACCCAGGGACCGCCGTAGATTACGCCGAGCACGAGCGGTATAAGCCGAAAATCCAGCAAGTACAGCGTTCCGTAATGATACGGAAACGTCATGCACAGGATGAGCGTAATGCTCAGAAAAACGGACAAGACGATTTGTTGAAGCTTCCCCGACGTCTTGCCATACTTTGTCCAGAAAACAAAATATAGAATGGATGGTATACAAATAAACATATAATTGCCTATGATGCTCTGCGCTATTTCTGCCAAGAAGCCCTCCACCTTTGAGAAAAGATTCCTTATATTCCCTCTATTCAACGTTTAGTATAAAGAACCTATATTAAAATACAATTAAATTCCCTTAAACGACAGAAATTTTCCCGCGAATTCCCGATCAGGGGAATAATTGACGAGACTTCTCCCACATGTACACAACAAACCCTCTCAAACGGGAATGCTTGAGAGAGTTTGTTTGCGCCTTCGTCGCCGCTAGAGGCGTTACGCCGTATTTACTTCGCTTCCGCGGCCTCAACCGACTAGATCGCGATACAGCTTGTCGTATTCGCGTGCCGATAGGCGCCAGCCGAAGTCTTTTTTCGCGCTGTTACTCAAAATTTGCGACCACGCCGTTTCATCTCGATAAAGGGACAGCGCGCGGCGAATCGTGTACAGCATGTCGTGCGCGCTCGCAGGCCCGAACGTGAAGCCGTTTCCTTCGCCGGTGTATTCGTTGTACGATGCGACCGTGTCGCGAAGCCCCCCGGTTTCCCGAACGATCGGCACGGTCCGATAACGGAGCGCGATCAGCTGGCCGAGGCCGCATGGCTCGAAGCGGGAGGGCTTCAAATACATGTCGGACGATGCAAAGATCCTTCTGGCGAGCCCTTCGTTGAATCCGATCCAAACGGCGATCCGGTCCGGATAGCGCTCCCGTGCCGCTTGCAGCATCGCCTCCAGCCGAGGCTCGCCCGAGCCGAGCGCGACGAGCTGCAGCCGTTCGTTCATCAATTCCGGGATCGCTTCTTCGAGCATGTCCAGCCCTTTTTGCCAGACGAGCCGGGATACGATGCCGATCATCGGCATCGTTTCGTCCTCCGGCAGCCCGAGCTCGCGCTGCAGCGCTTGCTTGTTCTTCCGTTTCTTCGCGACCGAGTCCCGGTAACGCACGGCCAGATGCTCGTCGCGCATCGGATCGTACGCATCCGTGTCGACGCCGTTCACGATGCCGGTCAAGTCCCCTGCCCGCTGCCGCAGCACGCCGTCCAATTGCTCGCCGTACGTCTCCGTCATGATTTCCCGCGCGTAGGTCGGACTGACCGTTGTCAGCTTATCCGCGAACCGGAGGCCGGCTTTCATGCAGCTGGCCGCTCCATAGAATTCAAGCGCGTCCGGCGAGGACAGGTCGTCGCCGGCCGCCAGCAAATCTTGCAGCAAGTCGCGCGAGAAGACGCCTTGGTATTTCAAATCATGAATCGTATATACGGTTTTGATGCGGCAAAGTCCGGGGTGACCGGCATATCGCGTACGGAGCAGGAACGGGACAAGCCCGGTTTGCCAGTCATGGCAATGCAGCACGTCCGGCAGCTCATCAGCCGCTATCAGCGCTTCGACGACCGCGAAGCTGAAGAACGCGAATCGCTCCGCATCGTCTCCGTATCCGTACAAATGGCCGCGTTTGAAATAGTACTCGTTATCGACGAGCACAATCCGCACGCCATCCATGTTCACTTCGTATAAACCGCAGTACTGGCGGCGCCAGCCCATCTGCACCCATACGACCTGTCGCAACTCCGCGCGGCTCGCGATCTCATGCGGAACTTCGCCGTACTTGGGAAGCACGACGGTCACGTCCATGCCCCGTTTCGCAAGCGCCTTCGGCAGCGCGCCAACGACATCCGCCAGCCCGCCTGTCTTCATGAGCGGCATCGCTTCCGATGCAGCGAACCATACTTTCACGGGCGTCTCGCCCTCCTCTTAGCTAGAATCAAATCACTTTGCGCTTGATCGCGAGAAACGGCATCTCGGGAACCCCGCGCAATTGCTGAAACGGCCGGATTTGCACTTCCTTGTCGAGGATGCAGCTTTCGAGCGAGCCGTCTTCCCCGATCACGCTGTTATGCATCACGATGCTGTTGCGAACGACCGCGCCCTTCTTCACCTTGACGCCGCCGAACAAAATGCTGTTCTCGACAATGCCGTCGATTTCGCAGCCGTTCGCGATAAGCGAATGGTTCACGTAAGCGCCGGTCAAATAGCGGGACGGCGGTTCGCCCTGGCTTTTCGTAAAGATCGGACCCGGCCGGAAAAATAGTTCGCGCCCGATTTCGGGCTGCAGCAGCTCCATGCTGTGACGGAAGTACGAGGCGATGTTGTTAACGACGCCAAGCATCCCGTCGTACATGCAGGCGCTCACTTTGAGCTGGTCAAGGCGCGAGTTGATCGCATGGCGCAAGAAGTGGTCGCAGCCTTGCGCCAGCGACGTTTCGATGAGGTCGATTAGCAAGTCTTTGCGCATCACGTACATTTCCATCGATACGACCTCGTCGGATAAGCGGCCGAAGTGGTCTTGGATTTCCTTGATCCGGCCCGATTCGTCCACCTTCACTTTGCGCGCCGTACCGACGATGTTCCCCGAGTTCGCTTTGCAAACGACGGTGATGTCAGCACCTTGATCGCGATGGTGGCGCAATACGTCCGCGAAATTCACGTTGCATATCATATGGCTGCGGCAAATCACGACGTATTCGTGCGGACCGTGCGCGAAATAATCCCGGTTCCGATAGAAATGATACAGGTCGCCCCGGGCGAAATCGTTCTGGTCTTCGATGGCCGGAGGCAGCACGTACAGCCCGTTCTGTTTGCGATGCAAATCCCAATTCTTCCCGGTGCCGAGATGATCCATGAGCGAGCGGTATTTCGTGTGCGCGAACACCGCGACCTTCTGCACGCCGGAATTAACCATCGAGGACAGAACGAAATCGATCAGGCGATAGCGCCCGCCGAACGGCAACGTCGCAAGGCATCTTCCTTGCGTAAGCACGCCCATTTCATCCGTTTCATGAATGAGATTGATAATGCCGAGCATCGGCAGTTTCATACCGGCTCCACCTCCTTCAATTGATGCTCAGCTATCCGCTCGCCGCTGCCGACGACCTCGATTTCATCCGAGTCGGCTCTCCCGACGCGCATGCCGTCTTCGATGACCGCGTTGTCGCCGACGATCGCGCGGATGACGCGCGCGCCGCGCCCGACGACCGCCCCGGGCATGAGCACAGCATGTTCGACAATGCTGCCCTCGCCGACGTGCACGCCGTGGAACAGCACGCTATGGTACACCTCGCCTTCGATGACGCAGCCCTCGTTAATGATCGAGCTTTGCACGCTGGCTGTTGGCGATACGTACTGTGCCGGCTGGTTCGGGCAGACGGAATAGATGCGCCACGAACGATCGTTCAAATCCAGACCCGGCTTGTCGCCGAGCAAATCCATGTTGGCCTGCCACAAGCTTTCGATCGTCCCGACGTCCTTCCAGTAACCGTCGAACCGGTACGTGAACAGGCGGGCGCCCTCTTCCAGCATCTTCGGAATGACATCCTTGCCGAAATCGTTGGACGAGCCGAGGTCCGCTTCATCCCGAATGAGCATTTCCTTCAGCGCCGGCCACGAAAACATGTACACGCCCATCGAGGCAAGGTTGCTCTTCGGCTGTTTCGGTTTCTCCGCGAATTCGGTCACGCGGCCCCGGCCGTCGATGTTCATTATGCCGAAACGGCTCGCTTCCGCCCAAGGCACCGTAATGACGGCGATCGTCGCGTCGGCGC
It encodes:
- a CDS encoding peptidylprolyl isomerase encodes the protein MNEKEKDLKQDNELSLEQDNKAGADTEESTQELAHDREETNYSSANTHDQELEQDAAEDREEEEREERNNSVFAGHAPGAPARSGGKSWMYISLGLALILIVVLVKPPFGGGSDKKSVASVNGVSITKDQLYDQMVKLGGSQTVENMIQEELINQEADKAGVKITDADVNKEIDYIKKQFPTEADFESALQQNGMTLDDLKAQTPMQLTIRKILEPKATVTEKDIEDYFKTNKAKYDQAEEVKASHILVATKEEADAILKQLNEGADFATLAKEKSTDGSKDAGGDLGFFGKGVMDPAFEKAAFALKVGETTKEPVKTQFGYHIIKVTDHKDAKAATLADKKEEIKEQLVRDKVSELSTAWLDDVKSKAKITNTLAKDDAAATDTATGAAGDATTTETGAANNAAAGQ
- a CDS encoding LrgB family protein gives rise to the protein MNDSLLADPLFGSVLTLGAYAAAIWIYRKISWLHPLISAPLLVYLSLQLGDISFETYKIGGDLISFFLGPATVAMAVPLYKHAMRLRSMLPSLLLGAFVGSAAGLLVNGACVLLFSGTDEFLRSALPKSVTAAVAVDLSSWLGGSPGLTAALTVLTGLFGSVTGPWLLRLCGVKDRISASIAIGAAAHGIGSARLMAESEEQGGLGGFAMAASAVFTPVLLLPVHAWLL
- a CDS encoding CidA/LrgA family protein, encoding MRGFCIIMGFDGAGFLLHQVAGLPLPSHVLGLLLLTAALFLRVIKLEWVEDSAAFLTKHMMLFFVPLLAGAAAFLPALGDSWLAAAVSLTIGTALIMVTTGLVTKGLTHKRKEEAADER
- a CDS encoding D-2-hydroxyacid dehydrogenase, with the translated sequence MKIVVLDGYTLNPGDLNWDEIGKLGELTVFDRTPKEEIVSRAAGAEIILTNKTPLTAETIAELPKLQYIGVLATGFNIVDVEAAAKRDIVVTNVPNYSNNSVAQLVFAFLLAHASQVHAHSEASRGGRWAAGPDFSFTLSPLHELAGMTLGIIGFGSIGQQVARIALAFGMQVIVHSRTVKDIAGLESVRFVSKEALFREADAVSLHCPLTPDTQGIVNSETLSLMKKDAILINTARGGHVVERELANALNEGIIAAAGLDVLGVEPPAPDNPLLSAANCMLTPHIGWATVEARGRLMAIAADNLRMFLQGGAVNRVN
- a CDS encoding sulfatase-like hydrolase/transferase; protein product: MSNRPHILIFNPDQWRADVVGHFGNQAAVTPNLDRLVETEAVSFRHAYCQNPVCTPSRCSFMSGWYPHVRGHRTMFHMMHEDEPVLLKTLKDEGYTVWWGGKNDLIPADTGFGAYCDIKYVPEKRPRPETNLHAADGWRGDPEGDNYYSFYAGKLEKATDEELYYDGDWAMVLGAIDFIRSAPKDKPICIYLPLLYPHPPYGVEEPWFGMIDRNKMPLRTPAPDWSRKPSMLKGIFDRQKLQGWNEERWRELRATYYGMCARVDHQFGLLLDALKETEIYDDTAVFFFSDHGDFTGDYGLVEKTQNTFEDCLTNVPFVIKPPLGVKTAPRVSEALVELIDFPATVEALLGLTPCHTHFGRSLLPVLAGETDEHRDAVFAEGGRLHGELQAMELESTSMSEPSGLYWPRVGLQQLDGPEHTKAVMCRTRDYKYVRRFYEQDELYDLKCDPMEVHNRIDDASLADVLAALKERLLTFYMETADAVPLKTDRRT
- a CDS encoding ATP-binding protein, with protein sequence MAEIAQSIIGNYMFICIPSILYFVFWTKYGKTSGKLQQIVLSVFLSITLILCMTFPYHYGTLYLLDFRLIPLVLGVIYGGPWVGAALLILLIGYRYMIGGGDGAFLAASSAAITYFSLVIFSLKVRLNNRKRLFQSILVSAGLFPIMLKLVWLSTDLINFDEFLHLIVFKLVEFASIGVTVYLVELVCRHFRIQMELQEIEKMRVISQIAASVSHEIRNPLTTVKGLLQLFREKELSADKRENLTEVALHELSTAINIISDYLTFAKPQITKMMPLDLGAELRQVVSVLTPYANMQQVTLTVTVDSDQPILGDSQQFRQCIINLVKNCIEASSNGRVDISAIMEGDAVVMRIQDTGCGMNEDQIQRLGTPYYSTKEKGTGLGTMVAFSIIRAMNGTVRVESEVNKGTLFEISCPVSYPDIMKIT
- the glgA gene encoding glycogen synthase GlgA, yielding MKVWFAASEAMPLMKTGGLADVVGALPKALAKRGMDVTVVLPKYGEVPHEIASRAELRQVVWVQMGWRRQYCGLYEVNMDGVRIVLVDNEYYFKRGHLYGYGDDAERFAFFSFAVVEALIAADELPDVLHCHDWQTGLVPFLLRTRYAGHPGLCRIKTVYTIHDLKYQGVFSRDLLQDLLAAGDDLSSPDALEFYGAASCMKAGLRFADKLTTVSPTYAREIMTETYGEQLDGVLRQRAGDLTGIVNGVDTDAYDPMRDEHLAVRYRDSVAKKRKNKQALQRELGLPEDETMPMIGIVSRLVWQKGLDMLEEAIPELMNERLQLVALGSGEPRLEAMLQAARERYPDRIAVWIGFNEGLARRIFASSDMYLKPSRFEPCGLGQLIALRYRTVPIVRETGGLRDTVASYNEYTGEGNGFTFGPASAHDMLYTIRRALSLYRDETAWSQILSNSAKKDFGWRLSAREYDKLYRDLVG
- the glgD gene encoding glucose-1-phosphate adenylyltransferase subunit GlgD; this encodes MKLPMLGIINLIHETDEMGVLTQGRCLATLPFGGRYRLIDFVLSSMVNSGVQKVAVFAHTKYRSLMDHLGTGKNWDLHRKQNGLYVLPPAIEDQNDFARGDLYHFYRNRDYFAHGPHEYVVICRSHMICNVNFADVLRHHRDQGADITVVCKANSGNIVGTARKVKVDESGRIKEIQDHFGRLSDEVVSMEMYVMRKDLLIDLIETSLAQGCDHFLRHAINSRLDQLKVSACMYDGMLGVVNNIASYFRHSMELLQPEIGRELFFRPGPIFTKSQGEPPSRYLTGAYVNHSLIANGCEIDGIVENSILFGGVKVKKGAVVRNSIVMHNSVIGEDGSLESCILDKEVQIRPFQQLRGVPEMPFLAIKRKVI
- a CDS encoding glucose-1-phosphate adenylyltransferase; the encoded protein is MGRKECVAMLLAGGEGRRLGVLTKDLAKPAVPFGGNYRIIDFTLCNCVNSGIETIGVLTQYQPLVLNQYLGIGSSWGLDSREGGMHVLPPYVGSNGSTWYKGTANAIYQNLGFIERYDPKYVLIISGDHIYKMDYDLLLESHKRSRADATIAVITVPWAEASRFGIMNIDGRGRVTEFAEKPKQPKSNLASMGVYMFSWPALKEMLIRDEADLGSSNDFGKDVIPKMLEEGARLFTYRFDGYWKDVGTIESLWQANMDLLGDKPGLDLNDRSWRIYSVCPNQPAQYVSPTASVQSSIINEGCVIEGEVYHSVLFHGVHVGEGSIVEHAVLMPGAVVGRGARVIRAIVGDNAVIEDGMRVGRADSDEIEVVGSGERIAEHQLKEVEPV